In Paroedura picta isolate Pp20150507F chromosome 1, Ppicta_v3.0, whole genome shotgun sequence, the following are encoded in one genomic region:
- the RAB1B gene encoding ras-related protein Rab-1B produces MNPEYDYLFKLLLIGDSGVGKSCLLLRFADDTYTESYISTIGVDFKIRTIELDGKTIKLQIWDTAGQERFRTITSSYYRGAHGIIVVYDVTDQESYNNVKQWLQEIERYASENVNKLLVGNKCDLTTKKVVDYTTAKEFADSLGIPFLETSAKNATNVEQSFMTMAAEIKKRMGPGATAGGDRPNLKIDSTPVKQGGGGCC; encoded by the exons TGACTACCTGTTCAAGCTGCTTCTGATTGGCGACTCCGGTGTGGGGAAGTCCTGCCTCTTGCTACGGTTTGCT GATGACACCTACACAGAAAGCTACATCAGCACCATCGGGGTGGACTTCAAAATCCGCACTATCGAGCTGGACGGCAAAACCATCAAACTGCAAATC TGGGACACAGCCGGACAGGAACGGTTCCGCACCATCACCTCCAGCTACTACAGAGGGGCACACGGCATCATCGTGGTGTACGACGTAACGGATCAG GAGTCCTACAATAACGTGAAGCAGTGGCTGCAGGAGATCGAGCGCTACGCCAGCGAGAATGTCAACAAGCTCCTGGTGGGCAACAAGTGTGACTTGACCACAAAAAAGGTGGTGGACTACACGACTGCCAAG GAATTTGCAGACTCCCTCGGGATCCCCTTCCTGGAGACCAGCGCCAAGAACGCTACCAATGTGGAGCAGTCGTTCATGACCATGGCGGCCGAGATCAAGAAGCGCATGGGCCCCGGGGCGACGGCTGGAGGAGACAGACCCAACCTGAAAATCGACAGCACTCCGGTCAAACAGGGAGGCGGTGGctgctgctga